The proteins below are encoded in one region of bacterium:
- a CDS encoding capsule assembly Wzi family protein, with product MRTAKTTARIGLCLCCWFLFGGTGLHAQSAAVPLYHSVYPFLEKLVAYLPQRSLDLHVIPVDREQVRQILLAARAARRQLSRADEALLEQYLAEFTDPAAGATRPAGAERNFWRYEERGARLFVDVFGMQRFEFQRGDSAAEDLEISRTRAGGRLRAQLPPRLLLAVEVSNIMERGAPDSAEVLTPGSGRPVVLSGESAFQETAIGYARLQLPWFEIEAGRNQFAWGVSPLTQLALNRENQPFDLVRLDSRWRKFRFVFVHANLRAAQHKFLAAHRLEIMPFSNFLFGAGEVVIYGDRGAEFEYLNPLMLYHAAEHLLGDKDNNVLTLDFTWFPRPGVKLYGELYIDDLSLEFPLGTYFGNKLAWLAGGFWAQPFGWRSAELRLEYSRVDPFVYTHEFPQNIYEQDGEGLGSRYGPNADRLALALGWQPHRDLRLTSQVRWQRNGRGDLFRAHRPEDGNAKGFLQGTLIKTLDWSLALENQIRREVYLGMALEWEARKNAGFVAGATAHRRQAAFSLRVDW from the coding sequence ATGCGAACTGCAAAAACAACCGCACGCATTGGCCTGTGCCTTTGCTGTTGGTTCCTCTTCGGCGGCACTGGGCTGCATGCCCAGTCCGCCGCCGTTCCTCTTTATCATTCCGTTTATCCCTTTCTGGAAAAACTGGTCGCCTATTTGCCGCAGCGCAGTCTTGATCTGCACGTGATTCCGGTGGATCGTGAGCAGGTGCGGCAAATTCTGCTGGCGGCGCGCGCAGCGCGCCGCCAGCTTTCCCGCGCCGATGAGGCCCTGCTCGAACAATACCTCGCGGAATTCACGGATCCGGCTGCCGGCGCAACGCGGCCCGCCGGTGCGGAGCGCAATTTCTGGCGCTATGAAGAACGCGGCGCCCGCCTCTTCGTCGATGTCTTCGGCATGCAGCGCTTCGAATTCCAGCGCGGGGATAGCGCCGCGGAAGATTTGGAAATTTCGCGCACGCGCGCCGGCGGCCGGTTGCGCGCCCAGCTTCCGCCGCGCTTGTTGCTGGCGGTGGAGGTGAGCAATATTATGGAGCGCGGCGCGCCCGATTCCGCAGAGGTGCTCACGCCCGGCAGTGGCCGGCCGGTGGTGCTTTCCGGCGAGTCTGCTTTCCAGGAGACCGCGATCGGTTATGCCCGGCTGCAACTGCCCTGGTTCGAAATCGAAGCCGGCCGCAATCAGTTCGCCTGGGGCGTGAGCCCGCTCACGCAGCTCGCCCTCAATCGCGAGAATCAACCCTTTGATCTCGTGCGCTTGGATTCCCGCTGGCGGAAGTTTCGCTTCGTGTTCGTGCACGCCAACCTGCGCGCGGCACAGCACAAGTTTCTGGCGGCGCACCGCCTGGAGATCATGCCGTTCTCGAATTTCCTGTTTGGCGCCGGCGAGGTGGTGATCTATGGCGATCGCGGCGCGGAGTTCGAGTACCTCAATCCGCTCATGCTCTATCACGCCGCCGAGCATCTGCTGGGCGACAAAGACAACAATGTGCTCACGCTCGATTTCACCTGGTTTCCGCGGCCGGGCGTGAAACTCTACGGGGAGCTTTACATCGACGATTTGAGTCTGGAATTTCCTCTCGGCACGTATTTCGGCAACAAGCTTGCCTGGCTCGCGGGCGGTTTTTGGGCGCAGCCATTCGGCTGGCGCAGCGCGGAGCTGCGGCTGGAATACAGCCGCGTCGATCCTTTCGTCTACACCCACGAATTTCCCCAAAACATCTACGAGCAGGATGGCGAAGGCTTGGGCAGCCGCTACGGCCCGAATGCCGATCGCCTCGCGCTGGCACTCGGCTGGCAGCCGCATCGCGATCTGCGCCTGACCAGCCAAGTGCGCTGGCAGCGCAACGGCCGCGGCGATTTGTTTCGCGCCCACCGGCCGGAAGACGGCAATGCCAAGGGCTTCTTGCAAGGCACGTTGATCAAGACGCTTGATTGGAGTTTGGCCTTGGAGAATCAAATCCGGCGGGAGGTCTATTTGGGGATGGCGCTGGAGTGGGAGGCCCGAAAAAATGCGGGCTTCGTAGCCGGCGCGACCGCCCACCGCCGGCAAGCCGCGTTCTCGCTGCGCGTGGATTGGTGA
- a CDS encoding c-type cytochrome, with translation MKKNLAVFVAGVCLAALAGCEQKPVAIEQSPVERGKYLVNIGGCHDCHTPKVMSPAGLPLPDSARMLSGHPADAPYPTWNPSDLQQNNALGLTNPMLTAWAGPWGVSFAINLTPDMETGIAEWTEETFIQAMRTGKHQGQPNGREILPPMPWQNVAQMTDSDLKAVWAYLRTLPPIQNQVPVPPGAPPAPGN, from the coding sequence ATGAAGAAGAATCTCGCTGTTTTTGTTGCCGGCGTTTGTTTGGCAGCTCTGGCGGGCTGTGAACAAAAGCCGGTAGCAATCGAGCAAAGTCCCGTCGAACGGGGCAAGTATCTCGTCAACATCGGCGGCTGTCACGACTGCCACACGCCCAAGGTGATGAGCCCGGCCGGCCTCCCGCTGCCGGATTCTGCCAGAATGCTGTCGGGGCATCCGGCTGACGCGCCCTACCCCACGTGGAATCCGAGTGATTTGCAACAGAACAACGCGCTGGGACTGACCAATCCCATGCTCACGGCGTGGGCCGGCCCCTGGGGCGTGAGCTTCGCCATCAACCTCACGCCGGACATGGAAACCGGCATTGCCGAGTGGACCGAAGAAACGTTCATCCAGGCGATGCGCACCGGCAAGCATCAAGGCCAACCCAACGGCCGCGAAATTCTGCCGCCCATGCCCTGGCAAAACGTGGCACAGATGACCGACAGTGATCTCAAAGCGGTGTGGGCTTATCTGCGCACCCTGCCGCCCATTCAAAACCAGGTGCCGGTGCCGCCGGGCGCGCCACCGGCTCCGGGAAATTGA
- a CDS encoding polysaccharide deacetylase family protein, whose protein sequence is MTQVLLKRFERMPELFIRLLPRLWCRAPGSQRRVYLTFDDGPHPERTPLILEVLEEFGLPATFFLIGKRAQRHPELVRSLAARHRIGNHTWHHPNLRWQGAKTFAAELESTRKLLEDLAAAPVRLFRPPYGAFGPSLTRYARTHDHQIVLWQVLPWDFRPERTAAQIADCLVRHTTAGSIIVLHDGHACAGKTAAALRACLPVLLSRGFTFAALPNVDFEAEPAAAAGPSARAAVESQNA, encoded by the coding sequence GTGACGCAAGTCCTTCTCAAGCGCTTCGAGCGCATGCCCGAGCTTTTCATTCGATTGCTGCCGCGACTGTGGTGCCGCGCGCCGGGGTCGCAGCGGCGCGTTTATCTGACCTTCGATGACGGCCCGCATCCCGAGCGCACGCCGCTCATTCTGGAGGTGCTGGAGGAGTTCGGCTTGCCCGCCACCTTCTTTCTCATCGGCAAACGGGCGCAGCGGCATCCGGAGCTGGTGCGCTCCCTCGCCGCGCGCCATCGCATCGGCAATCACACCTGGCATCATCCCAATTTGCGCTGGCAGGGGGCGAAGACCTTTGCCGCCGAGTTGGAATCGACCCGCAAGCTTTTGGAAGATCTCGCGGCCGCGCCCGTGCGCTTGTTTCGGCCGCCCTATGGCGCGTTTGGGCCGTCGCTGACGCGCTACGCGCGCACGCACGATCATCAAATCGTGCTGTGGCAGGTGTTGCCGTGGGATTTCCGTCCCGAGCGCACCGCCGCACAGATTGCCGATTGCCTGGTGCGCCACACCACCGCCGGCAGCATCATCGTGCTGCATGACGGCCATGCCTGCGCCGGCAAAACTGCCGCGGCCCTGCGCGCCTGCCTGCCCGTGCTGCTCAGCCGCGGCTTCACTTTCGCGGCGTTGCCCAATGTTGATTTTGAGGCCGAACCTGCCGCTGCAGCCGGCCCGTCCGCCCGGGCTGCGGTTGAATCGCAAAATGCTTGA
- a CDS encoding radical SAM protein produces MINLPILPADTKVAEPAADAPAASSAGFDRWEMPFGKEVAFGRLLKTLTLKRLWNAAQTLASFTLSALLKRSIVWGVPPVLTIEPTNICNLHCPLCVTGNGTMERPNGRMDFSTYTRLIDELSDRALYVVFFNQGEPFIHRRFTELVAYAHRRGLYTTTSTNAHYFDPATAEATVRSGLDTLVISVDGATQETYSRYRAGGSLAKVLQGIRNLVAAKQRLRSKTPYLFMQFLLMQHNEHELPAMAQLARELGVDRFLKKNIQVETLEEARAWLPSEERYRRYHLTESDFAVKSGRGVCPRPWLTTMVNWDGTVVPCCFDKNGHHTTGDLRTACFAEVWEAGAYQQFRRRMLTQRASIDICRNCNQGIGLFV; encoded by the coding sequence ATGATCAATCTGCCCATCTTGCCCGCTGACACGAAAGTTGCAGAGCCTGCCGCCGATGCGCCGGCAGCCAGCTCCGCCGGTTTCGATCGTTGGGAAATGCCCTTCGGCAAGGAAGTCGCCTTCGGCCGGCTGCTCAAGACTCTCACGCTGAAGCGCTTGTGGAATGCCGCCCAGACGCTTGCCTCGTTCACATTGTCCGCGCTGCTGAAAAGAAGCATCGTCTGGGGCGTGCCGCCGGTGCTCACCATCGAGCCGACCAACATCTGCAATCTGCATTGCCCGCTGTGCGTGACCGGCAACGGCACGATGGAACGGCCCAACGGCCGCATGGATTTTTCCACCTACACCCGGCTGATCGATGAGCTGAGCGACCGCGCCCTGTACGTGGTGTTCTTCAATCAAGGCGAGCCTTTCATTCACCGCCGCTTCACCGAATTGGTGGCTTATGCCCACCGCCGCGGCCTGTACACCACCACCAGCACGAATGCGCATTACTTCGATCCCGCCACCGCCGAGGCCACCGTGCGCAGCGGCCTCGATACCCTGGTAATTTCGGTGGATGGCGCAACGCAGGAGACTTACAGCCGCTATCGTGCCGGCGGCTCGCTGGCCAAGGTGCTGCAGGGCATCCGCAATCTAGTGGCGGCCAAGCAGCGGCTGCGCAGCAAAACGCCCTATCTTTTCATGCAATTTTTGTTGATGCAGCACAACGAACACGAGCTCCCGGCCATGGCGCAGCTTGCGCGGGAACTTGGCGTTGATCGGTTTTTGAAGAAGAACATTCAAGTGGAAACACTCGAAGAAGCGCGCGCCTGGCTGCCGAGCGAGGAGCGTTATCGCCGCTACCATCTCACCGAAAGTGATTTTGCCGTGAAGAGCGGGCGCGGCGTGTGCCCGCGGCCGTGGCTGACGACGATGGTGAACTGGGACGGCACGGTGGTGCCCTGTTGCTTCGACAAGAACGGCCATCACACCACCGGCGATCTGCGCACCGCCTGCTTCGCCGAGGTGTGGGAAGCCGGCGCCTATCAGCAATTCCGGCGGCGCATGCTGACGCAACGCGCGAGCATCGATATTTGCCGGAACTGCAATCAAGGTATCGGCCTGTTTGTTTGA
- a CDS encoding glycosyltransferase, whose translation MRGIWRYREPAGERAVPECPPVTIIVAARNEAAHLADLNSCLQRQSYPNDLLQIIIVDDRSEDATPNLLAELQRHSRFEALRLENVPERYSSKKHALTNGLAAAQHEIILLTDADCRPGPDWVRLLVACFRPDTVAVVGFSPVISPNPAMSGLLLLDSLAVAAAGLAGVGWRKPFLATGRNLAYRKSAFAAAGGFAGFAQQVSGDDDVLLQQLARQGPVEFALPPESQVLSPGGPRSLRAWIGQKRRHISAAQSYVPAAQLGYLIFHACNAALWLAPFLAGWPGLLLLALKATADFLVLRSAAARLACRPRWIFLGGWELTHLILHLLAGAAAFVGKPRWKK comes from the coding sequence ATGCGCGGCATCTGGCGCTATCGTGAGCCGGCTGGCGAGCGCGCCGTACCCGAGTGCCCGCCGGTCACGATCATTGTTGCCGCGCGCAATGAAGCAGCGCATCTCGCGGACCTCAACTCGTGTCTGCAACGCCAATCCTATCCCAATGATCTGCTGCAAATTATCATCGTCGATGATCGCAGCGAGGATGCGACCCCGAACCTTCTGGCAGAGTTGCAGAGACACAGCAGATTCGAAGCTCTGCGCCTCGAAAACGTTCCAGAGCGATACAGTTCCAAGAAACATGCGCTCACCAACGGCCTGGCCGCGGCGCAGCATGAAATCATTCTGCTGACCGATGCCGATTGCCGGCCCGGCCCGGATTGGGTGAGACTTCTGGTCGCATGTTTTCGACCGGACACGGTGGCAGTTGTGGGCTTTTCGCCGGTGATAAGTCCCAATCCGGCAATGAGCGGTTTGCTGCTGCTCGACAGTTTGGCCGTAGCCGCTGCCGGCCTTGCGGGAGTGGGCTGGCGCAAGCCCTTCCTGGCAACGGGGCGGAATCTCGCTTATCGCAAGTCCGCGTTTGCGGCTGCCGGTGGCTTTGCCGGATTCGCGCAGCAGGTTTCCGGCGATGATGATGTGCTCCTTCAGCAATTGGCGCGGCAGGGCCCAGTCGAGTTTGCCCTGCCGCCGGAGTCGCAAGTGCTGAGCCCGGGCGGCCCACGCTCGCTGCGCGCCTGGATTGGGCAGAAGCGCCGGCACATTTCCGCGGCTCAAAGCTATGTGCCTGCCGCGCAGCTCGGCTATTTGATTTTTCATGCGTGCAATGCCGCGCTCTGGCTCGCGCCGTTTCTTGCCGGTTGGCCGGGTCTGCTGCTGCTGGCGTTGAAAGCCACTGCGGATTTCCTGGTGTTGCGCAGCGCGGCAGCGCGTCTGGCCTGCCGGCCGCGTTGGATTTTCCTGGGCGGATGGGAACTCACGCATCTTATTTTGCATCTGCTCGCCGGCGCCGCTGCATTTGTGGGCAAGCCCCGCTGGAAGAAGTGA
- a CDS encoding lactate racemase domain-containing protein, which produces MILKLKYGTGAIQAEFRPPRQFAELKPKYIATLQKPEDLITQALDHPLGCHPFDEVFRSAGNVLLVVPDDVQTAGGGIFLPILVERLHRLGLAGRDLTILVAGTWGARRNGVPDLLGLANTRRDSPAVIYHDAREANALEYAGRTRRGTPIFVNRLLLDFDRVILAGAVKLHPFAGYAGGPSLIVPDCAGTETIERLYGLALEAGGSGLHPHCRAGVVDGNPLQQDIREAFRFLSIDFLLHTILNDCGNVIGAVAGEALQAFAAGCHQVDDLYRVPISQPADLVIVSGGGAPHDQSFSEAHRALHHAMAAVRPGGVVILAAACDQGIALEQTAGGAVSPGPPSMAGDFLHQPHFREALEVSMRQKAGQARIILLSEMEATEVGGLGFHMAAGLGEALQLAAHWLPEAKSCYLLPNGAVTVPYLV; this is translated from the coding sequence ATGATTCTGAAACTGAAATACGGCACCGGCGCGATTCAGGCGGAATTTCGGCCGCCACGCCAATTCGCCGAGCTGAAACCCAAATACATCGCCACGCTGCAGAAACCCGAGGATCTCATCACCCAGGCACTGGATCACCCCCTGGGTTGCCATCCTTTCGATGAAGTCTTTCGCAGCGCCGGCAACGTCTTATTGGTTGTGCCCGACGACGTGCAGACCGCAGGCGGCGGGATATTCCTACCGATCCTGGTGGAGCGGTTGCACCGCTTGGGGCTTGCGGGTCGCGACCTCACCATTCTGGTGGCCGGCACCTGGGGCGCGCGGCGCAATGGCGTTCCGGATTTGTTGGGCTTGGCAAACACTCGCCGGGATTCACCGGCGGTGATTTACCACGACGCAAGAGAGGCCAACGCGCTGGAATACGCCGGCCGCACGCGGCGCGGCACACCGATTTTCGTGAACCGCCTGCTGCTGGATTTTGACCGCGTGATTCTGGCCGGTGCAGTGAAGCTGCATCCGTTTGCCGGCTACGCCGGCGGCCCCAGCTTGATCGTGCCGGATTGTGCCGGCACCGAGACCATCGAGCGGCTGTACGGTTTGGCGCTGGAAGCCGGCGGCAGCGGCTTGCATCCCCATTGCCGCGCCGGCGTCGTGGACGGCAATCCACTACAACAAGATATTCGCGAAGCGTTCCGCTTTCTATCCATTGACTTTCTGCTGCACACGATCTTGAATGATTGCGGCAATGTCATCGGCGCGGTGGCCGGCGAGGCGCTGCAGGCTTTTGCCGCAGGCTGCCATCAGGTGGATGATCTCTATCGCGTTCCCATTTCCCAACCCGCGGATTTGGTGATTGTCAGCGGCGGCGGCGCGCCCCATGATCAGAGCTTCAGCGAGGCGCACCGCGCCCTGCATCACGCCATGGCCGCGGTGCGGCCGGGCGGCGTGGTGATTTTGGCGGCGGCATGCGATCAGGGCATTGCGCTGGAGCAAACTGCCGGCGGCGCAGTTTCACCAGGCCCGCCAAGCATGGCCGGCGACTTTCTGCACCAGCCTCATTTCCGGGAAGCGCTGGAAGTTTCGATGCGGCAAAAGGCAGGGCAGGCGCGCATCATTCTGCTCAGCGAGATGGAGGCGACAGAGGTTGGCGGTTTGGGCTTTCACATGGCAGCCGGCCTTGGCGAAGCATTGCAACTTGCCGCCCACTGGCTGCCGGAGGCGAAATCCTGCTATTTGCTGCCCAACGGGGCGGTCACGGTGCCTTACTTGGTGTGA
- a CDS encoding M24 family metallopeptidase has translation MKETPVFPLDIAAVQAALRREGLAGWLIYDFRGLNAVARELFDLAAYHITRRWFYFIPQAGEPVLLAHAIEKMNLPPLPGRMTLYAGLAQMRQRLDELLPRPGKIAMEYSPGNDVPTASYLDAGMFELLCSFNVDLVTSANLIQEFMAKWSAEQLRSHVAAAQVVHAAQHEAFKMIAAALQAGRALNEYEVQQFILDRFAQEDCITDSPPIVAVNGNASNPHYAPTAEVHSPIHKGDVILIDLWAKKKTPRAVFADITWVGFAGQSVPAAVQKVFDTVRQARDLGVDFLRQNWQAGKAVKGYQVDEVVRRFITDAGYGEYFVHRTGHSLGTEVHSSGVNIDSFETRDSRDIVPGLAFSIEPGIYLPEFGVRLEINVYAGEKGPEIYTEPQRELVRLQV, from the coding sequence ATGAAGGAAACGCCGGTGTTTCCGCTTGACATTGCCGCCGTGCAAGCGGCGCTGCGCCGTGAAGGACTGGCCGGGTGGTTGATCTATGACTTTCGTGGGTTGAATGCCGTCGCGCGCGAGTTGTTCGACCTGGCCGCTTATCACATCACCCGGCGCTGGTTTTATTTCATCCCGCAAGCCGGTGAGCCGGTGTTGCTCGCCCATGCCATCGAGAAGATGAATCTTCCTCCCCTGCCGGGACGCATGACGCTCTATGCCGGTTTGGCGCAGATGCGTCAGCGCCTGGATGAGCTGCTGCCCCGGCCCGGCAAGATCGCCATGGAGTACTCTCCGGGTAATGATGTGCCGACCGCGTCCTATCTCGATGCCGGCATGTTCGAGCTGTTGTGCTCCTTCAACGTCGACCTCGTCACCTCCGCCAATTTGATTCAAGAATTCATGGCCAAATGGAGTGCGGAGCAATTGCGCAGCCACGTGGCCGCGGCCCAAGTCGTGCACGCGGCACAGCACGAGGCTTTCAAAATGATTGCAGCCGCGTTGCAGGCGGGCCGCGCCCTCAATGAGTATGAGGTGCAGCAGTTCATTCTCGATCGCTTCGCGCAGGAAGATTGCATCACGGACTCGCCTCCCATCGTGGCGGTCAACGGCAACGCCAGCAATCCGCATTATGCCCCTACCGCCGAGGTGCACAGCCCGATCCACAAGGGCGACGTCATTCTCATCGATCTCTGGGCCAAGAAGAAAACGCCGCGCGCCGTGTTTGCCGACATCACCTGGGTGGGTTTTGCCGGCCAGTCCGTTCCGGCCGCGGTGCAGAAGGTATTTGACACCGTGCGTCAGGCGCGGGATCTGGGCGTGGATTTCCTGCGGCAGAATTGGCAGGCGGGCAAAGCCGTGAAAGGCTACCAGGTCGATGAAGTCGTGCGGCGGTTCATTACCGATGCGGGCTACGGCGAATACTTCGTGCATCGCACCGGTCACAGCCTGGGCACCGAGGTGCACTCCAGCGGGGTGAATATCGACAGTTTCGAAACGCGCGACTCCCGCGACATCGTTCCCGGCTTGGCGTTTTCCATCGAGCCCGGTATCTATTTGCCGGAATTCGGTGTGCGCCTTGAGATCAATGTCTACGCCGGCGAAAAAGGTCCGGAGATTTACACCGAGCCGCAGCGCGAGTTGGTGCGGCTCCAAGTATGA
- the rlmD gene encoding 23S rRNA (uracil(1939)-C(5))-methyltransferase RlmD, protein MDITLKKGSEIELEVEGLAFGAKGLARLNGYVIFVGQGLPGQRVRAQILKKKKAFAEARALEVLRQSENYVAPRCQHFGECGGCLLQHLRYEVQLAYKRRQVIETIEHIAGIAQPQVEEAIGSPQAFFYRNKMEFSFSRQRWLTRSEIESNQLTAGRDFALGLHAANHYDKTLAIEACWLLSERSNRVLQFVRAAVQQHPLLPYTTQDHTGFWRFLVLREGKRTGEFMINFVTTDAPGGREAVAELSRKLVAEFPEITTIVHNLNRSKAQVAIGEEEIILQGPGFVRDQIGDCKFQISANSFFQTNTEGAEMLYTFARDFAGLTGGETVYDLYSGAGTISIFVAKRARQVLGFEIVPQAIYDAGVNCRINEISNCHFILGDLKDELAQVPLLIHRWGRPEVVIADPPRAGMHPKVIQKLLELAPQRIVYVSCNPSTFARDLKDLCRQQYHLQKVQPVDMFPHTAHCEVVGLLVKN, encoded by the coding sequence ATGGACATCACTCTCAAAAAAGGCAGTGAAATCGAACTGGAGGTCGAGGGCCTGGCATTCGGCGCCAAGGGGCTGGCGCGGCTGAACGGTTACGTCATTTTCGTCGGCCAAGGCCTGCCGGGCCAGCGCGTGCGCGCGCAGATTCTCAAAAAGAAAAAGGCCTTTGCGGAAGCCCGTGCGCTCGAGGTTCTGCGCCAGTCGGAAAACTACGTTGCACCGCGCTGCCAGCACTTCGGCGAGTGCGGCGGCTGCCTGTTGCAGCATCTGCGCTACGAAGTGCAACTGGCTTACAAACGCCGCCAGGTGATCGAGACCATCGAGCACATTGCCGGCATTGCTCAGCCGCAGGTGGAGGAAGCGATCGGCTCGCCGCAGGCCTTCTTCTACCGCAACAAAATGGAGTTTTCCTTTTCCCGCCAGCGCTGGCTGACGCGCAGCGAGATCGAGAGCAACCAGCTCACCGCCGGCCGCGATTTTGCCCTGGGCCTGCATGCCGCCAATCATTATGACAAGACCCTGGCGATCGAGGCCTGCTGGCTGCTTTCCGAGCGCAGCAACCGCGTGCTGCAATTCGTGCGCGCAGCCGTCCAGCAACACCCGTTGCTGCCCTACACCACGCAGGATCACACCGGCTTCTGGCGCTTCCTAGTGTTGCGCGAGGGCAAACGCACCGGCGAATTCATGATCAATTTCGTGACCACCGATGCGCCCGGCGGCCGCGAGGCGGTGGCCGAGCTGAGCCGCAAGCTCGTTGCCGAATTTCCGGAGATCACCACCATCGTGCACAACCTCAACCGCTCGAAAGCGCAGGTCGCAATCGGCGAGGAGGAGATCATCCTGCAAGGCCCCGGCTTCGTGCGCGATCAGATCGGCGATTGCAAGTTTCAGATCTCCGCCAATTCCTTCTTCCAAACCAACACCGAAGGCGCGGAAATGCTCTACACCTTTGCGCGCGATTTTGCCGGTCTCACCGGCGGAGAGACGGTCTACGATCTCTACAGCGGCGCCGGCACCATCTCGATCTTCGTGGCCAAACGTGCGCGCCAGGTGCTCGGCTTTGAGATCGTGCCCCAGGCGATTTACGACGCCGGCGTCAATTGCCGCATCAATGAAATCAGCAATTGCCACTTCATCCTGGGTGATTTGAAAGATGAGCTGGCGCAGGTGCCGCTGCTGATCCACCGCTGGGGCCGGCCAGAGGTGGTCATCGCCGACCCGCCGCGCGCCGGCATGCATCCCAAGGTCATTCAAAAGCTGCTGGAGCTGGCGCCGCAACGCATTGTCTATGTCTCCTGCAATCCCTCGACCTTTGCGCGCGATCTCAAGGACCTGTGCCGCCAGCAGTATCACCTGCAAAAAGTCCAGCCCGTGGATATGTTCCCGCACACCGCACATTGTGAAGTGGTGGGGTTGCTGGTGAAGAACTGA
- a CDS encoding sulfurtransferase, protein MADYANPEVLVSTDWVDQHKGDSGLVIVEVDVDTSAYSEGHIPGALGWNWQTQLCDTVRRDIISQADLEKLLGQSGISNNTTIILYGDNNNWFAAWALWQLKMYGHEDVRLMNGGRKKWLAEGRPLTQEVPAVKPVSYRASLPNLAYRAFLNQVQKAMTSGNAVLVDVRSPDEFTGKILSPPGLPETCQRGGHIPGARSIPWAQACNDDGTFKSADELLALYGGKGVTPDKEVVAYCRIGERSSHTWFVLKYLLGFPNVTNYDGSWTEWGNLVGAPVEKGA, encoded by the coding sequence ATGGCAGACTATGCGAATCCTGAGGTGTTGGTTTCGACCGACTGGGTCGATCAACACAAAGGTGACTCCGGCCTGGTAATCGTCGAAGTCGACGTCGATACCAGCGCCTACAGTGAAGGCCACATTCCCGGCGCCTTGGGCTGGAACTGGCAAACGCAGTTGTGCGACACCGTCCGGCGCGACATCATCAGCCAGGCGGATCTGGAAAAACTCCTGGGCCAAAGCGGCATCAGCAACAATACCACCATCATTCTCTATGGCGACAACAACAACTGGTTCGCCGCCTGGGCTTTGTGGCAGTTGAAGATGTACGGCCACGAGGACGTGCGGCTGATGAATGGCGGCCGCAAGAAGTGGCTGGCCGAAGGCCGGCCGCTGACCCAGGAGGTGCCGGCCGTCAAACCGGTGAGCTATCGCGCCAGCCTTCCCAACCTGGCGTATCGCGCTTTTCTCAACCAGGTGCAAAAGGCCATGACTTCCGGCAACGCCGTTTTGGTCGATGTCCGCTCGCCCGATGAATTCACCGGCAAGATTCTCTCGCCGCCCGGATTGCCGGAAACCTGCCAGCGCGGCGGCCACATTCCCGGCGCCAGGAGCATTCCCTGGGCGCAAGCTTGCAACGATGACGGCACGTTCAAGAGCGCAGACGAGTTGCTCGCGCTTTACGGCGGCAAAGGCGTCACGCCGGACAAGGAAGTGGTCGCCTATTGCCGCATCGGCGAGCGCTCCAGCCACACCTGGTTCGTGCTCAAGTACCTGCTCGGCTTTCCCAACGTGACCAACTATGATGGCTCGTGGACGGAGTGGGGCAATCTGGTGGGCGCGCCGGTGGAGAAGGGTGCGTGA